In Streptomyces qaidamensis, one DNA window encodes the following:
- a CDS encoding DUF3027 domain-containing protein: MSAATTRSRTPDRLCAEAVDLARAAAEEAAAPGIVGEHVGLVSEGDRVVTHFFQCLELGYRGWRWAVTVARASRAKIVTVDEAALLPGPDAVLAPEWVPWSERLRPGDMGPGDLLPTDAEDLRLEPGYTGEDEPAPKSPVSHEMADLVEAEDADLTASPPSGFTVAPSRGSIPAIAEELGMRRARVLSRYGLHTAADRWEEAFGPKTPMAQSAPAACVSCGFLVPIGGSLGQAFGACANEFSPADGRLVSLAYGCGGHSEAAVMPRPPQPAAPVIDETRVDPFPLRPSPDSGSVTPTADQDTEELGHS; encoded by the coding sequence GTGAGCGCAGCGACAACGCGAAGCCGCACCCCTGACCGCCTGTGCGCCGAGGCCGTCGACCTCGCACGCGCCGCAGCCGAGGAGGCCGCCGCGCCGGGGATCGTCGGGGAGCACGTGGGCCTGGTCTCCGAGGGGGACCGCGTGGTCACCCACTTCTTCCAGTGCCTGGAGCTCGGCTACCGGGGCTGGCGCTGGGCCGTGACGGTGGCCAGGGCGTCCCGCGCGAAGATCGTCACGGTGGACGAGGCGGCCCTGCTGCCCGGCCCGGACGCGGTGCTGGCCCCCGAGTGGGTGCCGTGGAGCGAGCGGCTGCGTCCCGGCGACATGGGCCCGGGCGATCTGCTGCCCACCGACGCCGAGGATCTGCGGCTGGAGCCGGGTTACACGGGCGAGGACGAACCGGCACCCAAGTCCCCCGTCTCGCACGAGATGGCCGACCTGGTCGAGGCGGAGGACGCGGACCTCACCGCAAGCCCCCCGTCCGGCTTCACCGTCGCCCCCTCCCGCGGCTCGATCCCGGCGATCGCCGAGGAACTGGGCATGCGCCGGGCCCGCGTCCTGTCCCGCTACGGCCTGCACACCGCGGCCGACCGCTGGGAGGAGGCGTTCGGCCCCAAGACGCCCATGGCCCAGTCGGCCCCCGCGGCCTGCGTCAGCTGCGGCTTCCTCGTCCCGATCGGCGGCTCCCTCGGCCAGGCCTTCGGCGCCTGCGCCAACGAGTTCTCCCCGGCCGACGGCCGCCTGGTCTCCCTCGCCTACGGCTGCGGCGGCCACTCCGAGGCCGCCGTCATGCCCCGGCCGCCCCAGCCTGCCGCCCCGGTCATCGACGAGACCCGGGTCGACCCGTTCCCCCTGCGCCCGTCCCCGGACTCGGGCTCGGTGACACCGACCGCGGACCAGGACACGGAGGAACTGGGCCACTCGTAG
- a CDS encoding MFS transporter: protein MAAAKTPPGATGTGGSKGVKGSSRLNGPGRLGGSLRAVGRALHFPVTGTARGIRKATHAHGAGESGLGKLIELHGVNGAGDVMITVALASTVFFSVPTDEARGRVALYLAITMAPFTLLAPVIGPLLDRVPHGRRAAMAGAMLARALLAIVLSGAVVSGGLELYPAALGVLVSSKAYGVVRSAVVPRLLPPGFSLVKANSRVTLGGLLATGVAAPIGAGLQQIGPRYPLYGAFVLFVAGTILSFTLPPKVDSAKGEDRALLAADEQHLHGPHKKPVKRPGLRTVGPAVTHALAANAAIRCLTGFLIFFLAFLLREHPISGQSAAVSLAIVGVSAGVGNALGTAVGAWLRSRAPEIIIVTVVACVAGAAITAAVFFGAILVAGLAAIAGFAQALAKLSLDALIQRDVPELVRTSAFARSETLLQMSWVLGGAVGIVVPLNGTAGLAVGAAIVGTGWLTTVRGLLGSARRGTTGRARVT from the coding sequence GTGGCAGCCGCGAAGACACCCCCGGGCGCCACCGGGACCGGTGGGTCGAAAGGGGTCAAGGGAAGCAGCCGACTGAACGGACCGGGCCGTCTGGGCGGCTCCCTCCGTGCGGTCGGCCGTGCCCTGCACTTCCCCGTGACCGGCACCGCCCGCGGCATCCGCAAGGCCACCCACGCGCACGGCGCCGGCGAGTCCGGCCTCGGCAAGCTGATCGAACTGCACGGCGTGAACGGTGCCGGCGACGTCATGATCACCGTCGCCCTCGCCTCCACCGTCTTCTTCTCCGTGCCCACCGACGAGGCCCGCGGCCGCGTCGCCCTGTACCTCGCCATCACCATGGCGCCCTTCACCCTCCTCGCGCCCGTGATCGGCCCCCTCCTCGACCGTGTCCCGCACGGCCGCCGCGCCGCGATGGCCGGCGCGATGCTGGCGCGGGCGCTGCTCGCGATCGTCCTGTCCGGCGCGGTCGTCAGCGGCGGCCTGGAGCTGTACCCGGCCGCCCTCGGTGTCCTCGTCTCGTCGAAGGCGTACGGCGTGGTCAGAAGCGCCGTCGTGCCCCGGCTGCTGCCACCGGGCTTCTCCCTGGTGAAGGCCAACTCGCGCGTCACCCTCGGGGGCCTCCTCGCCACCGGCGTCGCCGCGCCCATCGGCGCCGGACTCCAGCAGATCGGGCCGCGCTACCCCCTGTACGGCGCCTTCGTGCTGTTCGTGGCGGGGACGATCCTGTCGTTCACGCTGCCGCCGAAGGTCGACTCCGCCAAGGGCGAGGACCGCGCCCTGCTGGCGGCGGACGAGCAGCACCTGCACGGGCCGCACAAGAAGCCGGTCAAGCGCCCCGGGCTGCGCACGGTCGGCCCGGCCGTCACCCACGCCCTGGCCGCCAACGCCGCCATCCGCTGCCTGACGGGCTTCCTGATCTTCTTCCTGGCGTTCCTGCTGCGCGAGCACCCGATCTCCGGCCAGAGCGCCGCGGTGTCGCTGGCGATAGTGGGCGTCTCGGCGGGCGTGGGCAACGCGCTCGGCACGGCCGTCGGGGCGTGGCTGCGCTCCCGGGCGCCGGAGATCATCATCGTGACGGTGGTGGCGTGCGTGGCGGGCGCCGCGATCACGGCCGCGGTGTTCTTCGGCGCGATCCTGGTGGCCGGCCTGGCCGCGATCGCCGGGTTCGCCCAGGCCCTGGCCAAGCTCTCCCTGGACGCGCTGATCCAGCGGGACGTGCCCGAACTGGTCCGGACGTCGGCCTTCGCGCGCTCCGAGACCCTGCTGCAGATGTCGTGGGTGCTGGGCGGGGCGGTCGGCATCGTGGTGCCGCTCAACGGCACGGCCGGGCTGGCGGTGGGCGCCGCGATCGTCGGCACCGGGTGGCTGACGACCGTACGGGGGCTGCTCGGCTCGGCCCGGCGCGGGACCACGGGGCGGGCGCGCGTGACGTAG
- a CDS encoding DUF2771 domain-containing protein has product MNTLQSVVRRRRAVAVAGVVSAGLLVLSACDKPTPMATVTVGSDSVNSEATCGGEGDTLKQSDLAGCLKDKGIKSISVDPDETVRFGVDPEIADKGWTILMNGQPLTDSSTKTYRTIPGSVFFNAQYGAQGNSTLVSIKEGEKDASGLWNFKLKKDA; this is encoded by the coding sequence ATGAACACGCTGCAATCCGTTGTGCGACGCCGCCGCGCCGTCGCCGTCGCCGGCGTCGTATCCGCCGGACTGCTCGTCCTGTCGGCCTGTGACAAGCCGACGCCCATGGCCACGGTCACCGTGGGCAGCGACTCGGTGAACTCCGAGGCCACCTGCGGTGGCGAGGGCGACACCCTGAAGCAGTCCGATCTCGCCGGGTGCCTGAAGGACAAGGGCATCAAGAGCATCTCCGTCGACCCCGACGAGACCGTGCGCTTCGGTGTCGACCCCGAGATCGCCGACAAGGGCTGGACGATCCTGATGAACGGTCAGCCGCTGACCGACTCCAGCACGAAGACCTACCGCACGATCCCGGGCAGCGTGTTCTTCAACGCCCAGTACGGCGCGCAGGGCAACTCGACGCTGGTCTCCATCAAGGAGGGCGAGAAGGACGCGTCGGGCCTCTGGAACTTCAAGCTCAAGAAGGACGCCTGA
- a CDS encoding futalosine hydrolase: MELQAQEGRLIAAAGPDRVLVATAVPVERDAVARACPGGTGIEVIAVGVGPALAAACTASALTAAALRGEPYGLVVSAGIGGGFQPEAPLGSLVVADAIVAADLGAETENGFVPVTELGFGTVGHQPPAELVRRVADAAGARTGAVLTVSTVTGTAARAAALRERHPTALAEAMEGFGVAEAAAAQGVPVLEIRAISNPVGPRDRAAWRIPEALAALTEGFGKLTPVLEGWNRHDS; this comes from the coding sequence CTGGAACTTCAAGCTCAAGAAGGACGCCTGATCGCTGCCGCTGGGCCTGACCGGGTGCTGGTCGCCACCGCCGTTCCCGTGGAGCGGGACGCGGTGGCCAGGGCTTGCCCCGGTGGCACGGGCATCGAGGTGATCGCCGTCGGTGTCGGGCCCGCTCTCGCGGCTGCCTGTACCGCCTCCGCGCTCACCGCCGCCGCCCTTCGGGGCGAGCCCTACGGTCTCGTCGTGTCCGCCGGGATCGGGGGCGGGTTCCAGCCCGAGGCGCCGCTGGGGTCGCTCGTCGTCGCCGACGCAATCGTCGCGGCCGATCTGGGGGCGGAGACCGAGAACGGGTTCGTGCCGGTCACCGAGCTCGGTTTCGGCACCGTCGGGCATCAGCCGCCCGCTGAGCTCGTACGGCGGGTCGCCGACGCCGCCGGGGCCCGGACCGGTGCCGTGCTCACGGTGTCGACCGTCACGGGTACGGCCGCCCGGGCCGCCGCGCTGCGGGAGCGGCACCCCACCGCCCTCGCCGAGGCCATGGAGGGCTTCGGTGTCGCCGAGGCCGCCGCCGCGCAGGGGGTGCCCGTGCTGGAGATCCGGGCGATCTCCAATCCCGTCGGGCCCAGGGACCGCGCCGCCTGGCGCATCCCGGAGGCTCTGGCAGCCTTGACCGAGGGGTTCGGGAAGCTCACGCCCGTACTGGAGGGTTGGAACCGGCATGACAGTTGA
- a CDS encoding 1,4-dihydroxy-6-naphthoate synthase has product MTVEQLQIAYSPCPNDTFVFDALAHDRVPGAPALDVTFADIDVTNGMAERGEFDVLKVSYAVLPYVLDDYALLPCGGALGRGCGPLVLTREAGTDLKGRTVAVPSEKSTAYLLFRLWAADTVADGVGEIVVMPFHEIMPAVRDGKVDAGLVIHEARFTYRNYGLHKLADMGEHWENTTGLPIPLGAIIAKRSLGEQKLRLLADSIRTSVRAAWDDPEVSRPYVMEHAQEMDPAVADQHIGLYVNEFTAELGEDGYAAVRGLLTRAAAEGLVPPLGPDALRFP; this is encoded by the coding sequence ATGACAGTTGAGCAGCTGCAGATCGCGTACTCGCCCTGCCCGAACGACACGTTCGTCTTCGACGCCCTGGCCCATGACCGCGTGCCGGGTGCGCCCGCCCTCGACGTGACCTTCGCCGACATCGACGTCACCAACGGCATGGCCGAGCGCGGCGAGTTCGACGTGCTGAAGGTGTCGTACGCGGTGCTGCCCTACGTGCTCGACGACTACGCCCTGCTGCCCTGCGGGGGCGCGCTGGGGCGGGGCTGCGGGCCGCTGGTGCTGACCCGGGAGGCGGGCACCGACCTCAAGGGCCGGACCGTCGCCGTGCCGAGCGAGAAGTCGACCGCGTATCTGCTGTTCCGGCTGTGGGCCGCGGACACCGTGGCCGACGGGGTGGGCGAGATCGTCGTCATGCCGTTCCACGAGATCATGCCGGCCGTGCGGGACGGCAAGGTCGACGCGGGCCTCGTCATCCACGAGGCGCGCTTCACGTACCGGAACTACGGGCTGCACAAGCTCGCCGACATGGGCGAGCACTGGGAGAACACGACCGGGCTGCCGATCCCGCTGGGCGCGATCATCGCCAAGCGGTCGCTGGGCGAGCAGAAGCTGCGGCTGCTCGCCGACTCCATCCGCACGTCCGTGCGCGCCGCCTGGGACGACCCCGAGGTGTCCCGGCCGTACGTCATGGAGCACGCCCAGGAGATGGACCCGGCCGTCGCCGACCAGCACATCGGGCTGTACGTCAACGAGTTCACCGCGGAACTCGGCGAGGACGGCTACGCGGCCGTGCGCGGGCTGCTCACCCGCGCGGCGGCCGAAGGGCTCGTACCGCCCCTCGGCCCGGACGCGCTGCGTTTTCCCTGA
- a CDS encoding cold-shock protein yields the protein MPTGKVKWFNSEKGFGFLSRDDGGDVFVHSSVLPAGVDTLKPGQRVEFGVVAGQRGDQALSLAILDPTPSVAAATRKKPDELASIVQDLTTLLENITPMLERGRYPEKTAGKKIAGLLRAVADQLDV from the coding sequence GTGCCTACCGGCAAGGTCAAGTGGTTCAACAGCGAGAAGGGCTTCGGCTTTCTCTCCCGCGACGACGGCGGTGACGTCTTCGTCCATTCCTCCGTCCTCCCCGCCGGAGTCGACACCCTCAAGCCGGGTCAGCGCGTGGAGTTCGGCGTCGTCGCCGGACAGCGCGGCGACCAGGCACTGTCCCTGGCGATCCTGGACCCGACCCCGTCCGTCGCCGCCGCGACCCGCAAGAAGCCCGACGAGCTGGCCTCGATCGTCCAGGACCTGACGACGCTCCTGGAGAACATCACGCCGATGCTGGAGCGGGGCCGCTACCCCGAGAAGACCGCCGGCAAGAAGATCGCCGGCCTGCTGCGCGCGGTCGCCGACCAGCTGGACGTCTGA
- a CDS encoding HAD family hydrolase produces the protein MAFMTPPALTVGFDLDMTLIDSRPGIRACYQALSERTGTYIDADLAVTRLGPPLAEELINWFPAGEVAAMADLYRSMYPAIAIAATPAMTGAREAIAAVREAGGRAIVVTAKYEPNAKLHLAHLRIEPDAVIGDLWAEQKAEALREHEAGVYVGDHVGDVRGARTAGALAVAVATGPCPEEELRAAGADVVLTDLTEFPRWLSDYRPARA, from the coding sequence ATGGCCTTCATGACCCCGCCCGCACTCACCGTCGGCTTCGACCTCGACATGACCCTCATCGACTCCCGTCCCGGCATCCGCGCCTGCTACCAGGCGCTGTCCGAGCGGACGGGGACGTACATCGACGCCGACCTGGCGGTCACGCGGCTCGGGCCGCCGCTGGCCGAGGAGCTGATCAACTGGTTCCCGGCCGGGGAGGTCGCGGCCATGGCGGACCTGTACCGGTCGATGTACCCGGCCATCGCCATCGCCGCGACCCCGGCGATGACCGGCGCCCGGGAGGCCATCGCGGCCGTGCGGGAGGCAGGCGGACGCGCGATAGTCGTCACCGCCAAGTACGAGCCCAACGCCAAACTGCACCTCGCCCACCTGCGCATCGAGCCCGACGCCGTCATCGGCGACCTGTGGGCCGAGCAGAAGGCGGAGGCGCTGCGCGAGCACGAGGCGGGCGTCTACGTCGGCGATCACGTCGGGGACGTGCGCGGCGCCCGCACCGCCGGGGCGCTCGCGGTCGCGGTGGCCACCGGCCCCTGCCCGGAGGAGGAACTGCGGGCGGCGGGCGCGGACGTCGTCCTCACCGACCTGACGGAATTCCCGCGGTGGCTTTCGGACTACCGTCCCGCGCGCGCCTGA
- a CDS encoding helicase C-terminal domain-containing protein encodes MSTEDRPPAPRSLAEALRARGDAALGALLRSRPDLITPVPTDLTQLATRAGTRASVVRALERLDRFALQTAEALAVAAEPASYGELLGLMAGDDADPVVVTALPHALDLLREQALVWGDDDRLRLVRTARELLAPSPQHPSPTGLGPTVQEATAGMSPGRIQEIVTAAGLASTHDSVSAVTALAGLFTDRARMAALLAAAPADSVEVLERLTWGPPYGQVTHDPAPRLRWLLDRGLLLPTAPGTVVLPREVALHLRRGLAHRTPEPVPPVVEAAAVHRPQVVDSAAAGQAYTALATVEELLKDWDEGGPAVLRAGGLSVRDLKRTAVALDVPEPTAAFWVELAYAAGLIASDGEADERYAATPAYDEWLEQPPAERWSRLVTAWLAATRTAGLVGGRDAKDRTLSALGPGLDRSAAPEVRHRVLALLAGLPEGAAPAAASVLARLRWERPLRGDRREDDLRGRLAEWALSEAEQLGVTGRGALSAQGRALLGAPAAPAPGPAGEPSGPGDKLPVHHHHRPAPLAPLSPAEQAVASAAAARLLAPLLPEPLDHVLLQADLTAVAPGPLRRPLADMLGVLADVESKGGATVYRFTPGSVRRALDAGQAASDLHAFLAAHSRTPVPQPLAYLIDDVARRHGHLRVGAASAYVRCDDDAVLSEILADKRAAGLGLRRLAPTVLAAQTDPSGLLEGLRAMGFAPAAESAEGDVLITRALARRTPPRAAPEPVPDGPPVPDDTLLAAALRAIRAGDLASTTPRKPGTAPAGNGELPRTGAAETLATMQAAVLTGESLWIGYVNAEGAASQRVIAPVRVEGGFVTAYDHTADEVRTYPLHRITGVAELADDAG; translated from the coding sequence ATGAGCACCGAGGACAGGCCCCCGGCCCCCCGCTCCCTCGCGGAAGCGCTCCGCGCGCGGGGCGACGCCGCGCTGGGCGCGCTCCTGCGCAGCCGCCCGGATCTCATCACGCCCGTCCCCACCGACCTCACCCAGCTCGCGACCCGCGCGGGCACCCGTGCCTCGGTCGTGCGGGCCCTGGAGCGGCTGGACCGGTTCGCGCTGCAGACGGCGGAGGCCCTGGCCGTGGCGGCGGAACCGGCGTCCTACGGCGAACTGCTCGGGCTCATGGCCGGGGACGACGCCGACCCGGTCGTCGTCACCGCCCTGCCCCATGCCCTGGACCTGCTGCGCGAGCAGGCCCTGGTGTGGGGCGACGACGACCGGCTGCGGCTGGTCCGCACGGCGCGTGAGCTGCTGGCCCCCTCGCCGCAGCACCCCTCGCCGACGGGGCTCGGCCCGACGGTGCAGGAGGCCACCGCCGGGATGTCCCCGGGGCGGATCCAGGAAATCGTCACGGCCGCCGGGCTGGCCTCGACGCACGACTCGGTCTCCGCCGTGACCGCGCTGGCCGGGCTGTTCACGGACCGGGCCCGGATGGCCGCGCTGCTCGCCGCCGCCCCGGCCGACTCCGTCGAGGTGCTGGAGCGCCTGACGTGGGGGCCGCCGTACGGGCAGGTCACGCACGATCCGGCACCCCGGCTGCGCTGGCTGCTGGACCGCGGACTGCTGCTGCCGACGGCGCCCGGGACGGTCGTCCTGCCGCGCGAGGTCGCCCTGCACCTGCGACGGGGCCTGGCGCACCGGACGCCCGAGCCCGTGCCGCCGGTCGTGGAGGCGGCCGCCGTTCACCGTCCACAGGTTGTGGACAGCGCCGCGGCCGGGCAGGCGTACACCGCGCTCGCGACCGTCGAGGAGCTGCTGAAGGACTGGGACGAGGGCGGGCCGGCGGTGCTGCGGGCCGGTGGGCTGAGCGTGCGGGACCTGAAGCGGACCGCGGTCGCCCTCGACGTGCCCGAGCCGACCGCCGCGTTCTGGGTGGAGCTGGCGTACGCGGCGGGCCTGATCGCCTCGGACGGCGAGGCCGACGAGCGGTACGCGGCGACCCCGGCGTACGACGAGTGGCTGGAGCAGCCCCCCGCCGAGCGCTGGTCGCGGCTGGTCACGGCCTGGCTCGCGGCGACCCGCACGGCCGGTCTGGTGGGCGGGCGGGACGCGAAGGACCGTACGTTGTCGGCGCTCGGGCCGGGCCTGGACCGCTCGGCGGCGCCCGAGGTACGGCACCGGGTGCTGGCGCTGCTGGCCGGGCTGCCGGAGGGCGCCGCTCCGGCCGCCGCCTCGGTGCTGGCCCGGCTGCGCTGGGAGCGGCCCCTGCGCGGCGACCGGCGCGAGGACGACCTGCGCGGCCGGCTCGCCGAGTGGGCCCTGTCCGAGGCGGAGCAGCTGGGCGTCACGGGCCGGGGCGCGCTGTCGGCCCAGGGCCGGGCGCTGCTGGGCGCGCCCGCGGCTCCCGCGCCGGGCCCGGCGGGGGAGCCCTCCGGCCCGGGGGACAAACTGCCCGTCCACCACCATCACCGGCCCGCCCCGCTCGCTCCCCTCTCCCCCGCCGAGCAGGCCGTCGCCTCGGCCGCCGCGGCGCGGCTGCTCGCGCCGCTGCTGCCCGAGCCGCTGGACCACGTGCTGCTCCAGGCCGACCTGACGGCGGTGGCGCCCGGGCCCCTGCGGCGGCCGCTCGCGGACATGCTGGGAGTGCTGGCGGACGTCGAGTCCAAGGGCGGGGCGACCGTCTACCGCTTCACGCCCGGCTCGGTGCGGCGGGCGCTGGACGCCGGACAGGCCGCCTCCGACCTGCACGCCTTCCTCGCCGCGCACTCCCGCACGCCGGTGCCGCAGCCGCTGGCGTACCTGATCGACGACGTGGCCCGCCGGCACGGCCATCTGCGCGTCGGCGCGGCCTCGGCGTACGTGCGCTGCGACGACGACGCGGTGCTCAGCGAGATCCTCGCCGACAAGCGGGCCGCCGGGCTGGGGCTGCGCCGGCTCGCGCCGACCGTACTGGCCGCGCAGACCGACCCGTCGGGGCTCCTGGAAGGCCTGCGGGCGATGGGATTCGCGCCGGCCGCCGAGTCCGCCGAGGGCGATGTGCTGATCACCCGCGCCCTGGCCCGCCGCACCCCGCCCCGCGCCGCGCCCGAGCCGGTGCCGGACGGCCCGCCGGTCCCCGACGACACCCTCCTGGCGGCCGCGCTGCGCGCGATCCGGGCCGGAGATCTCGCCTCCACCACCCCGCGCAAGCCCGGCACGGCTCCGGCGGGCAACGGCGAGCTGCCCCGCACCGGTGCCGCCGAGACCCTGGCCACCATGCAGGCCGCCGTC